The Euleptes europaea isolate rEulEur1 chromosome 2, rEulEur1.hap1, whole genome shotgun sequence genome has a segment encoding these proteins:
- the SERPINC1 gene encoding antithrombin-III, producing the protein MHLLLFLLVCTWSAVAPQPRLVDDICTAKPRDIPVNPICIYRNPDKKPQEGVSEGPEEEKIPDFTNPRVWELSKANSRFAALFYKRLADSKNDNENIFMSPLSISTAFAMTKLGACGSTLEQLMKVFQFDTISEKTSDQVHFFFAKLNCRLYKKANQSSELVSANRLFGEKSLVFNETYQNISEVVYGAKLWPLNFKEKPELSRSLINEWIANKTERRITDVIPEGAINDQTVLVLVNTIYFKGHWKSKFRPENTKLEKFFRATAEPCFVPSMFQEAAFRYASIPSAKVQVLELPYKGEDITMVLILPFKDTPLVNVEREMTSDSWQGWLNSLREVTLSVYVPRFRIEDSFSVKEKLHQMGLEDLFDPGAARLPGIVSGGRDDLYVSDAFHKAFLEVNEEGSEAAAATTVLVMGRSFPTPRVVFNANRPFLVLIREVAINAILFMGRVSNPCS; encoded by the exons ATGCATCTGCTGTTATTTCTGCTTGTCTGCACATGGTCTGCTGTGGCTCCCCAGCCCCGCCTAGTGGATGATATCTGCACTGCCAAGCCACGAGATATCCCAGTAAACCCAATATGCATCTACCGCAACCCAGACAAGAAACCCCAAGAAGGTGTGAGTGAAGGGCCTGAGGAGGAGAAAATCCCTGACTTTACCAACCCCCGCGTCTGGGAGCTATCCAAGGCCAATTCCCGCTTTGCTGCTCTCTTCTACAAGCGCTTGGCAGACTCAAAGAATGACAATGAGAACATcttcatgtcccctctcagcatCTCCACAGCCTTTGCCATGACCAAGCTTGGAGCCTGTGGCAGCACACTGGAGCAACTCATGAAG GTTTTCCAGTTTGACACTATTTCAGAGAAGACATCAGACCAGGTCCATTTCTTTTTCGCCAAACTGAACTGCCGGCTGTACAAGAAAGCCAACCAATCCTCAGAGTTGGTGTCAGCCAACCGCCTGTTTGGAGAGAAGTCCCTGGTCTTCAATGAGACCTACCAGAACATCAGTGAAGTGGTTTATGGAGCCAAACTCTGGCCTTTGAACTTCAAG GAGAAGCCAGAATTGTCCAGGAGTCTCATTAATGAGTGGATTGCAAACAAAACAGAGAGGCGCATCACAGATGTGATCCCAGAAGGAGCAATTAATGACCAGACTGTTCTGGTGCTGGTCAATACCATTTACTTTAAG GGCCACTGGAAATCAAAATTCCGTCCTGAAAACACAAAACTGGAGAAGTTCTTCCGAGCCACTGCCGAGCCTTGCTTTGTGCCTTCGATGTTCCAGGAAGCCGCATTTCGCTACGCTTCTATCCCAAGCGCCAAAGTGCAGGTTCTGGAGCTGCCATACAAAGGAGAGGATATCACCATGGTGCTGATCCTGCCCTTTAAGGATACACCTCTAGTAAATGTAGAGAGGGAGATGACATCGGACAGCTGGCAAGGCTGGCTGAACTCCCTCCGGGAGGTCACCCTCTCAGTGTACGTGCCCCGTTTCCGGATAGAGGACAGCTTCAGTGTGAAGGAAAAACTTCACCAAATGGGCCTGGAGGATCTCTTCGACCCTGGAGCTGCCAGATTGCCAG GTATTGTTTCCGGTGGCCGTGATGATCTTTATGTATCTGATGCTTTCCACAAAGCTTTCTTGGAG GTGAATGAGGAAGGCAGtgaggcagcagctgccacaacagttCTGGTGATGGGCCGGTCGTTTCCAACACCCAGGGTAGTCTTCAACGCCAACAGGCCTTTCCTGGTGCTCATAAGGGAAGTTGCCATCAATGCCATCCTCTTCATGGGCAGAGTGTCCAACCCTTGTTCTTAA